In the genome of Limnobaculum zhutongyuii, one region contains:
- the hflK gene encoding FtsH protease activity modulator HflK has translation MAWNQPGNNGQDRDPWGSGNNNNPGGNNSGGPNKGRGQQSLNLDNIFSKLGGLLGKSGSGGGNSGNSGVPVMGGRLFSILAVVVVVIWAASGFYTIKEGELGVITRFGQVQPAMVGPGLNWKPTFIDSVKPVNTKAVRGLAASGIMLTSDENVVRAEMNVQYQVSDPIKYLYRVTNADDSLSQATDSALRSVIGKYTMDRILTQGRTIVRDDTKQELEKTIQIYDMGLKVLDVNFQAARPPEEVKAAFDDVINAREDEQRYIREAEAYANAAQPIANGKAQRLIEDAKAYEARTVLEAEGEVSRFAKLLPEYKAAPDITRERLYIETMEKVLGKTNKVLVDDKSNNLMVLPLDQLMRGKGGAAVQQPVAPQASTETPTEAPQAATVTNSKPETTRRSTASQSTNKVTQERNDAYNERLNSFGLGRG, from the coding sequence ATGGCGTGGAATCAGCCCGGTAATAATGGCCAGGACCGCGATCCGTGGGGGAGTGGTAACAATAACAACCCCGGGGGGAACAACAGCGGTGGACCGAATAAAGGTCGTGGCCAGCAGTCGCTGAATCTGGACAATATTTTTAGTAAGTTAGGTGGGTTACTGGGTAAATCTGGTAGCGGTGGTGGTAACAGCGGCAATTCTGGCGTACCTGTTATGGGTGGTCGCCTGTTCAGCATTCTTGCTGTGGTTGTGGTTGTTATCTGGGCCGCCAGTGGTTTCTATACCATCAAAGAAGGTGAATTAGGTGTAATTACCCGTTTTGGTCAGGTACAACCAGCGATGGTTGGGCCGGGTCTGAACTGGAAACCAACGTTTATCGACTCGGTTAAACCCGTCAATACCAAAGCGGTTCGTGGGTTGGCAGCATCAGGCATTATGCTGACTTCTGACGAAAACGTAGTACGTGCAGAGATGAACGTACAGTATCAGGTTTCCGATCCGATTAAATATCTGTACCGTGTGACCAATGCTGATGACAGCTTGAGTCAGGCGACCGACAGTGCATTACGTTCTGTTATTGGTAAGTACACCATGGACCGTATTCTGACCCAGGGTCGTACCATTGTCCGTGATGACACCAAGCAAGAGCTGGAAAAAACCATTCAGATTTATGATATGGGTCTGAAGGTGCTGGACGTTAACTTCCAGGCAGCTCGTCCGCCGGAAGAAGTAAAAGCCGCGTTTGATGATGTGATTAACGCTCGCGAAGATGAACAACGCTATATCCGTGAAGCTGAAGCTTATGCTAACGCAGCACAGCCAATCGCGAATGGTAAAGCTCAGCGTCTGATTGAAGATGCCAAAGCTTATGAGGCTCGTACCGTTCTGGAAGCAGAAGGTGAAGTCTCTCGTTTTGCCAAGCTATTGCCTGAATATAAAGCCGCTCCGGATATTACCCGCGAACGTCTGTATATTGAAACCATGGAAAAAGTATTGGGTAAAACCAATAAAGTATTGGTGGATGATAAGAGTAATAACCTGATGGTTCTACCGCTGGACCAACTGATGCGTGGTAAAGGTGGCGCAGCAGTACAACAACCTGTAGCTCCACAGGCAAGTACTGAAACGCCAACTGAAGCACCTCAGGCCGCGACAGTAACCAACAGTAAGCCAGAAACGACCAGACGTTCAACGGCATCACAGAGCACCAATAAAGTTACGCAAGAGCGTAACGATGCTTACAACGAGCGTCTTAATTCATTTGGCTTAGGAAGAGGATAA
- the hflC gene encoding protease modulator HflC yields MRKLLIPIIVIVVVGIFTSLFVVEEGSRGIVLRFGKVLRDSQDNPKVYQPGLHFKMPLIDSVKLLDARIQTMNNQADRFVTKETKDLIVDSYVKWKIIDFSRYYLATGDGNRANAERILNSKLSDRLRSEIGQRDIKDLVTDSRGQLMQDVRNALNNGYEDKPSEVAPAATEASASSQEERKAPATADTLPVDNKLPLVNANSMAELGIQVIDVRIKQINLPTEVSDAIYQRMRAEREAVARRHRSQGQEEAEKIRALADYRVTKTIAEAEREARMTRGSGDATAAKLFADAFSQNPDFYAFIRSLRAYETSFNSGSDVMVLRPDSEFFRYMKSPSVGLKQ; encoded by the coding sequence ATGCGTAAATTACTTATTCCTATTATCGTTATTGTTGTTGTCGGTATCTTTACTTCCCTGTTTGTCGTGGAAGAAGGAAGCCGTGGTATTGTTCTGCGCTTCGGTAAAGTGTTACGTGACTCTCAGGATAATCCAAAGGTTTACCAACCGGGTCTGCATTTTAAAATGCCTCTGATTGATTCGGTAAAACTGTTAGATGCACGTATTCAGACTATGAACAACCAGGCTGACCGCTTTGTAACCAAAGAGACCAAAGACCTGATTGTTGACTCATACGTTAAGTGGAAGATTATTGACTTCAGCCGCTACTATCTGGCAACCGGTGATGGTAACCGCGCCAACGCAGAGCGTATCCTGAACAGTAAACTGAGTGACCGTTTACGTTCTGAAATTGGTCAACGCGACATTAAAGATCTGGTGACTGACTCCCGTGGTCAATTAATGCAGGACGTTCGTAATGCATTAAACAATGGGTATGAAGATAAACCATCTGAAGTTGCGCCAGCAGCGACTGAAGCCTCAGCTTCTTCACAAGAAGAAAGAAAGGCCCCGGCAACTGCGGATACTTTACCGGTTGATAACAAGTTACCGTTAGTGAATGCCAACAGTATGGCTGAGCTGGGTATTCAGGTTATTGACGTGCGGATTAAACAAATCAACCTGCCAACGGAAGTGTCGGACGCGATTTATCAGCGTATGCGTGCAGAGCGTGAAGCTGTTGCCCGTCGTCACCGTTCACAAGGTCAGGAAGAGGCTGAAAAAATCCGCGCTCTGGCTGACTATCGTGTAACCAAGACGATTGCGGAAGCAGAACGTGAAGCACGTATGACTCGCGGTTCTGGTGATGCTACTGCTGCTAAGCTGTTTGCTGATGCCTTTAGTCAAAATCCTGACTTCTATGCTTTCATTCGTAGTTTACGTGCGTATGAAACCAGCTTTAATAGCGGAAGCGATGTGATGGTACTTCGTCCGGATAGTGAGTTCTTCCGGTATATGAAGTCGCCGTCGGTTGGATTGAAGCAGTAA
- the fruA gene encoding PTS fructose transporter subunit IIBC, with product MKTLLLSDNSLGQAVSHLAKFALTANMEKAGLIQVDILDEAELVIVVGDAIPESYSLEGKKIWLGNAQLAISHPEDFLYQAITNAYFHHNNQAASSIPSQAKRIVAVTACPTGVAHTFMAAEAIETEAKKRGWEVKVETRGSVGAGNTITLEEVAQADLVIVAADIEVDLSKFAGKPMYRTSTGLALKKTVQELDKAVEQAQIFTPQQQSKSTASNKKESAGPYRHLLTGVSYMLPMVVAGGLCIALSFVFGITAFEQPGTLAAALMDIGGKSAFALMVPVLAGYIAFSIADRPGLTPGLIGGMLAVSTGAGFLGGIIAGFLAGYIALFISNKLYLPKSLSALKPILIIPLVASLVTGLVMIYVVGTPVAKVLAALTQWLKDLGTADAVMLGAILGAMMCTDMGGPINKASYAFGVTLLSTKIYAPMAAIMAAGMVPPLAMGLATLLAAHKFTKNEQDGGKAALVLGLSFITEGAIPFAAKDPIRVIPCCMAGGALTGALSMMFGAELTAPHGGLFVLLIPGAVHPVVGYLIAIIAGAVVTGVTYAVIKRRDVVVSDGVMQVA from the coding sequence ATGAAAACATTACTTCTATCAGATAATTCACTGGGTCAGGCCGTTAGCCATCTGGCTAAATTCGCTTTGACTGCAAATATGGAAAAGGCAGGGCTAATTCAGGTAGACATTCTGGATGAGGCCGAACTGGTGATTGTGGTTGGCGATGCCATTCCTGAATCCTATTCGTTGGAAGGTAAAAAAATCTGGCTGGGAAATGCGCAGTTAGCTATCAGTCATCCTGAAGATTTCCTTTATCAGGCGATAACCAATGCCTATTTCCATCATAACAATCAGGCAGCCAGTAGCATCCCCAGTCAGGCTAAACGAATCGTAGCGGTCACCGCCTGCCCTACCGGCGTTGCCCATACTTTTATGGCCGCTGAAGCTATCGAAACCGAAGCTAAAAAACGCGGCTGGGAAGTAAAAGTCGAAACTCGCGGCTCGGTTGGTGCCGGTAATACCATTACGCTAGAAGAAGTAGCACAGGCTGATTTGGTCATAGTTGCGGCTGACATTGAAGTGGATTTAAGCAAGTTTGCCGGTAAACCTATGTATCGGACTTCAACCGGTCTGGCGTTGAAAAAAACCGTTCAGGAACTGGATAAGGCCGTTGAACAGGCACAAATTTTCACTCCACAACAACAAAGTAAGAGCACAGCCAGTAATAAAAAAGAGTCAGCAGGTCCCTATCGCCACCTGCTGACGGGGGTATCTTATATGCTGCCAATGGTAGTGGCTGGAGGATTGTGTATTGCCCTTTCATTCGTTTTTGGTATCACCGCGTTTGAACAACCGGGTACGTTGGCGGCGGCTCTGATGGATATCGGTGGTAAATCTGCTTTTGCCCTGATGGTTCCGGTATTAGCAGGTTACATCGCCTTCTCTATTGCCGATCGCCCCGGACTCACACCGGGTTTAATTGGTGGTATGTTAGCGGTTAGTACTGGTGCCGGATTTCTCGGTGGTATTATCGCGGGCTTTCTTGCTGGCTATATCGCGTTGTTTATCAGCAACAAGTTATATCTGCCGAAAAGCCTGTCAGCCCTGAAACCCATTCTGATTATTCCACTGGTTGCCAGTCTGGTAACAGGTTTGGTAATGATTTATGTGGTAGGTACACCAGTAGCAAAAGTTCTGGCTGCCCTAACCCAATGGCTGAAAGATTTAGGAACAGCCGACGCTGTTATGTTAGGCGCCATTCTGGGTGCCATGATGTGTACCGACATGGGTGGCCCTATTAATAAAGCGTCTTATGCCTTTGGAGTGACTTTGTTAAGCACCAAAATTTATGCTCCTATGGCCGCGATTATGGCTGCGGGGATGGTTCCACCATTGGCTATGGGACTGGCAACTCTGCTGGCAGCACATAAATTCACTAAAAATGAACAGGATGGTGGTAAAGCCGCTCTGGTACTGGGGCTAAGTTTTATTACAGAAGGCGCAATTCCTTTTGCAGCCAAAGATCCGATACGCGTTATCCCTTGCTGTATGGCAGGCGGAGCCCTTACTGGTGCTTTATCGATGATGTTCGGTGCTGAGCTGACGGCACCACACGGTGGCTTATTTGTACTACTGATTCCTGGTGCAGTTCATCCTGTCGTGGGTTATCTGATTGCTATTATCGCTGGCGCGGTGGTAACAGGGGTAACTTATGCAGTGATAAAACGCCGGGATGTTGTGGTGTCGGATGGGGTGATGCAGGTGGCGTAG
- the fruK gene encoding 1-phosphofructokinase codes for MSRKVATITLNPAYDLVGSCSALELGEVNHIQTTGLHAAGKGVNVARVLKNLGIDVTVGGFIGRDNQDGFQQLFSESGIANRFMVVPGRTRINVKLTEKSSEVTDLNFSGFNVPPQDWERFVTDSLSWLGQFDMITVSGSLPSGVSPDAFTEWMLRLRSLCSCIIFDSSREALIAGLKASPWLIKPNRRELEIWANRPLPTMSDIVNAAHELRAQGIAHVVISLGAEGALWVNNSGAWLAKPPICEVVSTVGAGDSMVAGLIYGLLMRESSEHTLRLATAVAALAVSQTSVGIGNRLELAAMMSRVNLIPFN; via the coding sequence ATGAGCAGAAAAGTTGCAACCATTACCCTCAATCCTGCCTACGATTTAGTAGGAAGCTGCTCCGCCCTGGAGTTGGGTGAAGTGAATCATATCCAAACCACCGGATTACACGCCGCAGGGAAAGGGGTAAACGTTGCTCGAGTTCTGAAGAATCTGGGTATTGATGTCACTGTTGGTGGCTTTATCGGGCGGGACAATCAGGATGGCTTTCAACAACTATTTAGTGAATCGGGTATTGCCAATCGTTTTATGGTGGTTCCCGGACGTACCCGGATTAACGTCAAGCTGACAGAAAAATCGAGTGAAGTAACCGATCTGAATTTCTCTGGTTTTAACGTTCCACCACAGGATTGGGAGCGTTTTGTCACAGACTCACTCTCCTGGCTGGGGCAGTTTGACATGATTACTGTGAGTGGCAGTCTGCCTTCAGGTGTTTCTCCGGATGCTTTTACAGAATGGATGCTTCGATTACGCAGCCTCTGTTCCTGCATTATTTTTGACAGCAGTCGTGAAGCGCTGATTGCCGGTCTTAAAGCCTCGCCATGGTTGATTAAACCTAACCGTCGTGAACTGGAAATCTGGGCAAATCGTCCATTACCAACGATGAGTGACATCGTTAATGCTGCCCATGAACTTAGGGCACAGGGTATTGCTCACGTGGTTATCTCCCTCGGTGCGGAAGGGGCGTTATGGGTCAACAACTCCGGCGCATGGCTGGCTAAGCCGCCAATTTGTGAAGTGGTTAGTACCGTTGGTGCCGGTGACTCCATGGTTGCTGGTCTTATCTATGGTTTGCTGATGCGTGAATCCAGTGAACATACATTACGTTTAGCGACTGCGGTTGCGGCTCTCGCGGTTAGCCAAACCAGCGTTGGCATCGGAAATCGTCTTGAATTAGCCGCCATGATGTCGCGAGTTAATTTGATACCCTTTAATTAG
- the fruB gene encoding fused PTS fructose transporter subunit IIA/HPr protein, with product MYQLPIKNIHLNASAANKQQAIEQIASALAQSGYVTSEYLNGMLQREQQTSTYLGNGIAIPHGTTDTRHLVLNTGVQVFQFPQGIEWGEGQTAYIVIGIAACSDEHLSLLRQLAHVLSDESLAHQLANTDSAEQLRSLLIGEKQSAEFRFDASMIVLDIDVDNIVTLQALNAGRLQQINAVDHHFIADVLSHPPVSLGQGIWLCDSLKGNLLSAATVSRPIRTFNLNGEPVGMLLTISVADRQPNPLLNRLGSLLIAQQAKRLLTADTATLLALLTSDTMPDEQALSAEFVIHNEHGLHARPSTVLLNTIKQFNTEVTVANLNGSGKPVNGRSMMKLVSLGVQKGHRLRFTATGKDAQNALSAIGNAISAGLGEGV from the coding sequence ATGTATCAATTACCGATTAAGAACATCCATTTAAATGCATCCGCAGCCAATAAACAGCAGGCCATTGAACAAATTGCATCTGCACTGGCTCAATCTGGCTATGTGACTTCAGAATATCTTAACGGCATGTTACAGCGGGAACAGCAAACATCGACCTATTTGGGGAATGGTATCGCTATTCCCCATGGCACAACGGATACCCGTCATCTGGTATTAAATACGGGTGTACAGGTCTTTCAATTTCCTCAGGGAATTGAATGGGGAGAAGGTCAGACAGCTTATATTGTCATTGGTATTGCGGCCTGTTCTGATGAACATTTGTCTCTGCTACGCCAGTTAGCTCATGTCCTGAGCGATGAAAGTCTGGCACACCAACTTGCCAACACAGATTCAGCAGAGCAACTTCGCAGTTTATTAATAGGAGAGAAGCAATCAGCGGAGTTCCGGTTTGATGCCTCGATGATTGTGCTGGATATAGATGTGGATAATATCGTTACGCTACAGGCACTCAATGCAGGACGGTTACAGCAAATTAATGCTGTTGATCACCATTTTATCGCCGATGTTCTCAGCCATCCGCCGGTTAGTTTAGGGCAAGGTATTTGGCTATGTGACAGCCTTAAGGGCAATCTGCTCAGTGCAGCAACCGTCAGCCGCCCCATCCGCACGTTTAATCTCAACGGTGAACCTGTAGGAATGTTACTGACCATCTCCGTTGCCGATCGTCAACCAAACCCATTACTAAATCGACTGGGTAGCCTGTTAATCGCACAACAGGCAAAACGTCTGCTAACCGCAGATACAGCAACACTATTAGCGCTGTTAACCAGCGACACCATGCCTGATGAACAAGCGCTTAGTGCTGAATTTGTCATCCACAATGAACATGGACTACATGCTCGCCCCAGCACGGTGCTGCTTAATACCATCAAACAATTTAATACTGAAGTGACCGTCGCTAATCTAAACGGCAGCGGCAAACCCGTTAATGGACGCAGCATGATGAAACTGGTTTCTCTGGGGGTGCAAAAAGGCCACCGGTTACGTTTTACCGCCACTGGTAAAGATGCACAAAATGCACTCTCCGCTATTGGTAATGCTATCTCTGCGGGTTTAGGGGAAGGTGTATGA
- a CDS encoding adenylosuccinate synthase — MGKNVVVLGTQWGDEGKGKVVDLLTERAKYVVRYQGGHNAGHTLVINGEKTVLHLIPSGILRENVISVIGNGVVLSPEALMKEMRELEERGIPVRERLLLSGACPLILPYHVALDVAREKARGSKAIGTTGRGIGPAYEDKAARRALRVSDLFNKETFAAKLKEVVEYHNFQLVNYYKVDAVDYQTVLDDVMAVADILTSMVVDVSDLLDNARKKGELMMFEGAQGTLLDIDHGSFPYVTSSNTTAGGVATGSGLGPRYVDYVLGIVKAYSTRVGAGPFPTELFDDVGEFLCQKGNEFGATTGRRRRTGWLDAIAVRRAVLLNSLSGFCMTKLDVLDGLKEVKICVGYRMPDGRVVETTPLDADAWEGIEPVYESMPGWSETTFGVKEFDKLPQAARNYIKRVEELTGVPVDIVSTGPDRTETMILRDPFDA; from the coding sequence ATGGGCAAAAACGTCGTCGTACTGGGCACTCAATGGGGTGACGAAGGTAAGGGTAAGGTCGTTGACCTGCTGACTGAACGGGCTAAGTATGTTGTACGCTATCAGGGCGGACACAACGCAGGTCATACTCTGGTTATCAACGGTGAAAAAACCGTTCTTCATTTGATTCCTTCCGGTATTCTTCGCGAAAACGTTATCAGCGTCATTGGTAACGGTGTGGTGTTATCTCCAGAAGCTTTAATGAAAGAGATGCGTGAATTGGAAGAACGCGGTATTCCTGTGCGCGAGCGTCTGCTCCTGTCAGGCGCTTGCCCGCTGATCCTTCCTTATCATGTCGCTCTCGATGTAGCTCGTGAGAAAGCACGCGGTTCAAAAGCGATTGGCACCACAGGACGTGGTATCGGGCCTGCTTATGAAGATAAGGCTGCTCGTCGTGCTCTGCGCGTCAGCGACTTATTTAACAAAGAGACGTTCGCAGCTAAGCTGAAAGAAGTAGTGGAATATCACAACTTCCAATTAGTGAATTACTACAAAGTTGACGCTGTTGATTATCAAACCGTTCTGGATGATGTCATGGCAGTTGCAGATATTTTGACCTCTATGGTGGTTGATGTATCTGACCTGCTGGACAACGCGCGCAAAAAAGGCGAGTTGATGATGTTTGAAGGGGCCCAGGGTACACTGCTGGATATTGACCACGGTTCATTCCCGTATGTGACCTCTTCGAATACCACCGCTGGTGGTGTTGCTACCGGTTCTGGCTTAGGCCCTCGTTATGTCGATTACGTATTAGGTATTGTAAAAGCCTATTCGACTCGCGTTGGTGCTGGTCCATTCCCGACAGAACTGTTTGATGATGTGGGTGAATTCCTTTGCCAGAAAGGCAATGAATTTGGCGCAACGACTGGTCGTCGCCGTCGTACCGGCTGGTTAGATGCTATCGCCGTTCGTCGTGCGGTACTGCTTAACTCTCTTTCCGGCTTCTGTATGACCAAACTGGACGTGCTGGATGGCCTGAAAGAAGTGAAAATCTGTGTTGGTTATCGCATGCCAGATGGTCGGGTTGTTGAAACTACGCCGCTGGATGCTGACGCCTGGGAAGGTATCGAACCAGTATATGAAAGCATGCCTGGCTGGTCTGAAACCACTTTTGGTGTTAAAGAGTTTGATAAACTGCCTCAGGCCGCGCGTAACTATATTAAGCGCGTTGAGGAGTTAACCGGTGTACCTGTAGATATCGTTTCTACCGGTCCTGACCGTACTGAAACCATGATTTTACGCGATCCATTCGATGCGTAA
- the nsrR gene encoding nitric oxide-sensing transcriptional repressor NsrR has translation MQLTSFTDYGLRALIYMASLPEGELTNITEVTEVYGVSRNHMVKIINQLSRVGLVDAVRGKNGGIRLGKAAEDIRIGDVVRAMEPLALVNCSPQFCHITPSCRLKIVLDNAVKAFLHELDSHTLADMVVDNTGLQTLLFMEHPAISVNK, from the coding sequence GTGCAATTAACCAGTTTTACCGATTATGGCCTGAGGGCCTTAATATATATGGCGTCGTTACCAGAGGGTGAGTTGACCAATATTACTGAGGTCACCGAAGTCTATGGCGTTTCGCGTAACCATATGGTGAAGATTATTAATCAGTTGAGTCGTGTCGGCCTGGTGGATGCCGTGCGCGGAAAAAATGGTGGTATTCGTTTAGGTAAGGCCGCAGAAGATATCCGAATTGGTGATGTGGTTCGAGCCATGGAGCCATTGGCTCTGGTTAACTGTAGTCCGCAATTCTGCCATATCACGCCTTCCTGCCGCTTAAAAATAGTATTGGATAATGCGGTAAAGGCTTTTTTACACGAACTTGATAGTCATACTCTCGCTGATATGGTGGTTGATAATACTGGACTGCAAACACTGCTGTTTATGGAGCATCCTGCCATATCGGTCAATAAATAA
- the rnr gene encoding ribonuclease R produces MTKDPFLARETEKYGDPIPSREYILDLLSKRQTPASRDELVEALGLESEEQQEALRRRLRAMERDGQLVFTRRQCYALPERLDMVKGTVIGHRDGYGFLRVEGSKDDLYLSPEQMKLTIHGDVILAQPMELDRKGRREARVVRVLVPKTSHIVGRYFTDAGIGFVVPDDSRLNFDILIPPESIMGARMGYVVVVELTQRPTRRTKAIGNIIEVLGDNMGTSMAVDIALRTHEIPYVWPEAVLSEVEVLKEQVPEKAKKGRVDLRDLPLVTIDGEDARDFDDAVCCEKKSGGGWRLWVAIADVSYYVRPGTSLDAEARSRGNSVYFPSQVIPMLPEVLSNGLCSLNPQVDRLCMVCEMTVSKTGKLTSFEFYEAVMNSHARLTYTKVAHILEGDADLRQHYQPLVPMLEELHKLYQVLDKSREQRGGISFETEEPKFIFNAERRIERIEPLVRNDAHKIIEECMILANISAARFVERAEEPAVFRIHDRPKGDNLGSLRSVLSELGLTLGGGLEPAPKDYAKLMDAVADRPDREMLQTMLLRSMKQAVYDPENRGHFGLALDAYAHFTSPIRRYPDLSLHRAIKFVLSGKKGGSTSSGGWHYSMEEMLQLGEHCSMTERRADEATRDVADWLKCDFMQDHVGEVFKGTISSVTGFGFFVRLDDLYIDGLVHVSTLENDYYRFDNVGQRLIGESSGQAFRLGDKVEIKVEAVHLDERKIDFSLVSSERRPRGEGKTEKERGKKAARSKADSFAADSNVRVKAPRRSKPKQEEAGSKAKAPAKSKTKAKVKPSAKTKKITAALKSKRAKKAADL; encoded by the coding sequence ATGACAAAAGATCCTTTCTTAGCCCGTGAAACTGAAAAGTACGGGGATCCCATTCCCAGCCGCGAATATATTCTCGATTTATTATCAAAGCGTCAGACGCCAGCCAGTCGTGATGAACTGGTAGAAGCGCTGGGACTGGAAAGCGAAGAACAACAAGAGGCGCTGCGTCGCCGTTTAAGAGCGATGGAGCGTGATGGCCAACTGGTTTTCACCCGTCGCCAATGTTATGCCCTGCCGGAACGCCTAGATATGGTGAAAGGTACGGTAATCGGCCATCGTGATGGCTATGGATTTTTACGGGTTGAAGGGAGCAAAGACGATTTATACCTTTCACCTGAACAGATGAAACTCACCATCCACGGGGATGTGATTTTAGCCCAGCCGATGGAATTAGACCGTAAAGGCCGTCGCGAAGCACGTGTGGTACGAGTTTTAGTACCAAAAACCAGCCATATTGTCGGACGCTATTTCACTGATGCCGGAATAGGTTTTGTGGTGCCGGACGACAGCCGTCTGAACTTCGATATTTTGATTCCACCAGAAAGCATTATGGGTGCCCGCATGGGCTATGTAGTGGTGGTGGAACTGACTCAGCGACCAACCCGTCGTACCAAAGCTATCGGTAATATTATTGAAGTACTGGGCGACAATATGGGTACTTCAATGGCGGTAGATATTGCTCTGCGTACCCATGAAATTCCTTACGTCTGGCCTGAAGCGGTATTGAGTGAAGTTGAAGTTTTGAAAGAACAGGTACCAGAAAAAGCCAAAAAAGGGCGGGTTGATCTGCGTGATTTACCGCTGGTTACCATCGATGGCGAAGATGCCCGCGACTTTGATGATGCGGTATGCTGTGAGAAAAAAAGTGGCGGAGGTTGGCGCCTGTGGGTTGCCATTGCTGATGTTAGTTACTACGTGCGACCGGGAACCTCGCTGGATGCAGAAGCGCGTAGCCGCGGTAACTCCGTCTATTTCCCGTCACAGGTTATTCCGATGTTGCCGGAAGTATTATCTAACGGCCTCTGCTCGCTGAACCCTCAGGTCGACCGTCTGTGTATGGTTTGCGAAATGACGGTATCCAAAACCGGTAAGCTGACGTCATTTGAATTCTATGAAGCGGTGATGAATTCCCATGCTCGTCTGACCTATACCAAGGTTGCACATATTCTGGAGGGTGATGCGGATCTACGCCAGCATTATCAACCGTTGGTTCCTATGCTGGAAGAGCTGCATAAGCTGTATCAAGTGCTGGATAAGTCTCGCGAACAGCGTGGTGGTATTTCGTTTGAAACTGAAGAACCGAAGTTTATCTTTAATGCTGAACGTCGTATCGAACGCATTGAGCCTCTGGTGCGTAATGATGCGCATAAGATCATTGAAGAGTGCATGATTCTGGCAAACATTTCTGCTGCTCGTTTTGTTGAGCGCGCAGAAGAGCCAGCCGTGTTCCGTATTCACGATCGTCCTAAAGGTGACAATCTGGGTTCGTTACGCAGCGTGCTGTCTGAATTGGGATTAACTCTGGGTGGTGGTTTAGAACCGGCACCGAAAGACTATGCCAAGCTGATGGATGCGGTGGCCGATCGTCCGGACCGTGAAATGTTGCAAACCATGTTGCTGCGTTCGATGAAACAAGCGGTTTATGACCCGGAAAATCGCGGTCACTTTGGTTTAGCCTTGGATGCTTACGCTCACTTTACTTCGCCAATTCGTCGTTATCCGGACCTCTCTTTACACCGGGCAATCAAGTTTGTACTGTCCGGTAAGAAAGGCGGTTCAACTTCCAGCGGCGGTTGGCACTACTCCATGGAAGAGATGCTGCAATTGGGTGAGCACTGTTCTATGACTGAACGTCGTGCTGATGAAGCCACGCGTGACGTAGCCGATTGGCTGAAGTGTGACTTTATGCAGGATCACGTGGGTGAAGTATTTAAAGGTACTATTTCCAGCGTGACTGGCTTCGGCTTCTTTGTCCGTCTGGACGATCTGTATATCGATGGTTTAGTGCATGTATCTACGCTGGAAAATGACTACTATCGGTTTGATAATGTCGGCCAGCGCTTAATTGGTGAGTCTTCTGGTCAGGCCTTCCGTCTTGGCGATAAAGTTGAGATAAAAGTCGAGGCTGTTCATCTGGATGAGCGCAAAATAGATTTTTCTCTGGTTTCCAGTGAGCGTCGTCCGCGTGGTGAAGGTAAAACGGAAAAAGAGCGGGGCAAAAAAGCGGCCCGTTCTAAAGCTGATAGCTTTGCTGCTGACAGTAATGTGCGGGTAAAAGCGCCAAGAAGAAGTAAGCCTAAGCAGGAAGAGGCGGGAAGCAAAGCTAAAGCTCCGGCTAAATCTAAAACTAAAGCGAAGGTTAAACCTTCAGCAAAAACTAAAAAGATAACTGCGGCATTAAAGAGTAAACGGGCTAAGAAAGCCGCCGATCTTTAA